A segment of the Actinomycetota bacterium genome:
CCACACGGACGCCGCGAGCCCGTACCGCGTGTCGTTGGCGATGGCGATCGCCTCGTCCTCGCCGTCGAACGGGATCACGACCGACACCGGGCCGAAGATCTCGTCCTGCGCCACGCTCATCGCGTTGTCGACGTCGACGAACAGAGTCGGCTCGAAGTAGAAGCCACGGTCGAGCCCGGCCGGTCGCGAGCCGCCGAAAGCGAGCTGCGCCCCTTGATCCAGCCCGGACCTGACGTATCGCTCCACACGCGCGCGCTGTGTGTCGCGGATCAACGGTCCCATCACGATCGAGGGATCGTGCGGATCCCCTACCGTGACGCGGTCCAGGATCGCCTTCATCGCGTCGACCAGCTCGTCGTGGACCGCTCGCTCCGCCAGCACGCGCGTCGTCAGCCCGCAGCCCTGCCCGGCGTGACGGATGAAGCTCCCGGCGGCCGACCGCGCGGCCTTGGCGACATCCGCACCGGCGAACACGATGCTCGGCGACTTGCCGCCGAGCTCGAGCAGGACCTTCTTCAACCCTTGCGCGGCCTGAGCCTGGATCGCTTGGCCGACCTGGTCGGAGCCGGTGAAGCTGACCATATCGACGGCCGGGTGGGTCGTGAGCGTCTCCGCCGCCTTGATGTCGCCGGTCACGACGTTGACCGTGCCCGGCGGCAGGCCGACCTGCTCGACGATCTCGGCGAGCGCGAACGCCTCGAGCGGCGTGTACGGCGACGGCTTCAGCACGACCGTGTTCCCCATCGCCAGCGCGGGGAACAGCTTCCACAGATTCAGGTACACCGGGAAATTGAACGCCGTGATCGCGGCGACGACGCCGGCCGGCTCCTTCACGATCATCCCTTGCCCGATGCCGCCGGCCGCGACGATCGGCGGGAGCGGCTCCATGTAGGGGAACGTCGCTGCGCGCTCGGCGAACCAGAACGCGTGGGACAGTGGCGCGTCGAACTGCAGCGACTCGGCGATCGGGCGGGCCGAGCCCGCCTCGTCGATGATCAGCTCGATGAGCTCCGCGCGGCGCGCGGCGATCGCTTCGGCGAACGCGACGAGGATGCGCGACCGCTCGGCGGGAGCCATGCGCGGCCAGGGCCCCTCGTCGAAGGCGCGGCGCGCGGCGCCTACCGCATCCTCCACGTCCGAGATCGACGCCTGCGGAACGGTGCCGATGACCTCTTCGGTGGACGGGCTGATGACGCTCGTCTCCTC
Coding sequences within it:
- a CDS encoding aldehyde dehydrogenase family protein — protein: MSSALRTYRLFIDGAWVDGTGDEETSVISPSTEEVIGTVPQASISDVEDAVGAARRAFDEGPWPRMAPAERSRILVAFAEAIAARRAELIELIIDEAGSARPIAESLQFDAPLSHAFWFAERAATFPYMEPLPPIVAAGGIGQGMIVKEPAGVVAAITAFNFPVYLNLWKLFPALAMGNTVVLKPSPYTPLEAFALAEIVEQVGLPPGTVNVVTGDIKAAETLTTHPAVDMVSFTGSDQVGQAIQAQAAQGLKKVLLELGGKSPSIVFAGADVAKAARSAAGSFIRHAGQGCGLTTRVLAERAVHDELVDAMKAILDRVTVGDPHDPSIVMGPLIRDTQRARVERYVRSGLDQGAQLAFGGSRPAGLDRGFYFEPTLFVDVDNAMSVAQDEIFGPVSVVIPFDGEDEAIAIANDTRYGLAASVWHPDPVRALELARRIHAGRVAINGGGPTMNPHGAWGGFKHSGLGRELGDYGLHEYIELKTIEWGAGRP